From one Phocaeicola salanitronis DSM 18170 genomic stretch:
- a CDS encoding PASTA domain-containing protein, translated as MIKLKDFFSFKQNRFFWLNLIGMAVAILACIGGTLFWLDAYTHHGQSYVVPDIKHKSLEQAQLLLHNQHIQGIVVDSTYVKELPPGIVLEQKPEAGMRVKEGRTVYLTINTREVPRVRIPDIIDNSSVRQAAAKLKAMKFKLTEPELVPGEQDWVYGIKYRGKKLKSGDRIPFESLLTLCIGNTHLRDSLANDSLNFQLNKEEDEAQVDESWF; from the coding sequence ATGATAAAGCTGAAAGACTTTTTTTCGTTCAAACAAAACCGTTTCTTCTGGTTGAACCTTATCGGCATGGCAGTTGCCATCCTTGCATGCATCGGCGGAACTTTGTTTTGGCTCGACGCTTATACGCATCACGGACAATCGTATGTTGTGCCTGACATCAAGCATAAATCATTGGAACAAGCCCAGCTTCTGCTCCACAACCAGCACATACAAGGCATAGTGGTCGATTCGACCTATGTAAAAGAACTCCCGCCGGGCATTGTCCTCGAACAAAAGCCCGAAGCAGGCATGCGGGTAAAAGAAGGACGGACGGTCTACCTGACCATCAACACACGGGAAGTGCCCCGCGTAAGAATCCCCGATATCATCGACAACAGTTCCGTGCGCCAGGCCGCCGCCAAGCTGAAAGCCATGAAGTTCAAGCTGACCGAACCCGAACTGGTTCCGGGAGAACAAGACTGGGTGTACGGCATCAAATACCGAGGCAAAAAGCTGAAATCGGGAGACCGGATTCCTTTCGAATCCCTGCTCACCTTATGCATCGGCAATACCCACCTGCGTGACTCGCTTGCCAACGATTCGCTCAACTTCCAGCTCAATAAGGAAGAGGACGAAGCGCAAGTAGATGAATCGTGGTTTTAA